The segment ataaatttatattatttttaaaaaattttaaatttttatatataatttatatataatttttatgataaagtttaattttagggttatttgattaaaagaataaaataattcttaatttataaatctaactctcaattttttctcaacctaaaaaatatctatttttgataatttatcattattattatttttttataaaataattttcttttttaaaaattaaatacaaataatcaaaatattgaaacatatttatgttaaaaataagttatttttaaaatttaaatattgaagaaattagatttataaatttgaaaattaattctttaAACTAGGATTAATAAACTACTCTTAAACGTCGCGGTTTTGACAAAAAATGCCCATTTGTTGGAGGCAGTCTCTTGGATGCGCACGAAGAAAATGCTGCTATTCGCCTGATCCCTGAAACGGCGTCGTTGCAGGCAATCTCTCTCCATCCCTGAGGAAGTGGATAAGCAATTGGGTGCCGattctctctttcttgtttCTCGAAGCTCTCTGGAGTTGCAAATGGAAGCTCTGGGACTACCACCTCTCAGTACTGTCAGCGTTTCGCGTTGCAGAGCAGGAGTATTGGGAAGAACATGTTATAGCAATTTCTCAGTGCCATCTTCCCTCAAACTCAGTACAACTCACCACAAAGTAGTTTTGATTGATGGGCTTtctgtttatgttttttttttctctctcttttgatTGATTTCAAGTGGGTATGTTCTGAAAAGGAtcgtgtttgttttttattcagAGGCACGGTATTGTTCGAATGCAAGCTTATGAAGAAGAGTACGAGCTGAAGCAAATGAAGGACATGGCTGCAGCCAGAAAGAGATGGGAAGCTCTGGTATTTAACATAATTACAAGTACCAATGctgcttttattatttttatcaattgttCAGGAGCTGATTTGGGTTTTGAATTAGCAGCAGTGGCATGCCTGTATCtgaattttaacaaaataattgacAACCCCATTTGGTGTTTGAGCCATTGTATAGTTGTGGTCATTTGAGTTCCATACTCTGAATACTATTGATGGGTTTGGTTAGTGAAGGTGTTTTTATTTGAGGTGAGATTGCGATTACTTAATATTCTCAAATGTTGTTGAGAGCGGTTGAAGTTTGGAGAATGGAATTGGAGGTGCTGTgatttctctctctccccaTGATAGTTAATGGGCTGGAAAAATTCAGAGGATCCTTATTCAACTTAGGCACTGAGGTTGGATAAGAAATCAACACCACAAATTCTTTGGTTATgaagtataattgaaaattgtgtCTATGCATGTTCTTGCCTCATGTGTTTTGCTTTCATTCCCTAAGCCAAACCATATCATATTGTTTGGCAAATTGAAAATAcgataaaaaattcaaatacaaaatGGGATAAATTGGAATCTGCATTTAAGCTGAAGCCATATTTTGTCTTGACTGATTGAATAATTCTGGTGAAGTTTTATTGTGTAATCACTAATTCAATACTTATTCTGAAGTTGTATAGTGTCATTACTAATTCAATAATTCTGCTCAAGTTGTATCATTCTATAATTCTGCTGAAGTCACTTTTGTTACTATTTTAGTAAATCTGTTGAAATCATATTGTATCGTAATGCTTTCAATTATTCTACCCTCACCTTTCTTCCTTTTGTGATATGATTTGTTCAGAATCTATGAAcccattttgttttaaaaaaaatggtgaacgATATCAGAGTCTCTGTTGCTTTGTCAAACATCAGATATCCACTTCTTGAGGCATTGTCTCAACAAACAGACCAATCACTGCATGCATGAGTCTTGAGGCAGGCTTTAATATTTGTACAAATGTTTAGCCATGCCACCGGAATCAAAATGGTAGGTTCCAagtgttcaattttttttttttttttgtccttttcatttgattttggcCTCACATTGTGAACAGTATGGATGTTCCAACTGTGAATCTTGAAAATAATTGGTGTTGGTTCTTTAGGACTTTTGTGTAATATTGTTATCTATTCCTTCTAGAATAGAAGAACAAGGCACAATCTAAGCTGgggtttttcatatttaatttcatagataaaattatatattttatttgataatataaagaTATAGGCCTGGGCAAGGCCTTCTAATGTTTAGTCATGTCCAAACACCATTATAACTGCCTAGAAATCTCAATTGCACTGAAGTATATGTCTACTATGACTCACTGAATATGAAGTAGGATTTTGATCTAATTGCCTCAGTCAGTGGAATTTGACACTTCAAATGTGTCTCAGGCTTTCTTTCTTCTGTTGGGTAACTTTCTTGTATAGATCAGggaagaaaaagttaaaattcttTCCCCGAGGGAAGCTGGATATGCAATTCAACTCTCTAACAAGACTTTACTTGACGTTCGCCCCTCTACAGAACGCAAAAAGGTgagtaggttttttttttcttcttctcctttctttcaAATCGTTTTTGTTTCAAACTCAGATCTTGTTTACATAAATTGCAGAGATCATACTTGTCTTTCATCCTGGTACTCAAGCAGAAAGCATTATTCTTTTTCAATATACTTTCATTTCATTATAGTCTGTCATTCAACTCATTCCCTTTATTACAGATCCACAGTACTAGGAAAAATTACGTGTTAAAAGTTTCATATATGACTATTGATATAAATTAGATTGATTTTTACCCATATACCTATAATTCTGGTTGACAGACTTGTGATAGGGATAGtcttttttagaaatttatcttgttttgaaataaaataaaaaaaagtggagAACAATGTCTGTTCATTGTCCTTATCATTTCCATTGTCATTGggttatataatttttcattttgttttgaagGCATGGGTGAAGGGCTCAACATGGATTCCAATTTTTGAAGTTGATGATAGATTTGATGTCGGAACTCTTTCTAGAAAGatcacaaatttcatgatgGGTATCACCAAATTCTTGCTGTCTTGtcttttataattgaaaaaaagtCCCATGTTAGCAGTATGTTTTGTATAATTTCTCAATCGAGTGAAGGTTTGCCCAATGATTTTAATAAGAAGTCATTGCACAACAATATTATATATTGCTTGGAGTAGGAGACAAACCCTTTAGATTGGTTGTTGATGgcaattttcaaataagaaacaaattttatttatttatggtccCAAAATGttttatcaaatttcaaaattaagaattgcaattagaataatttaaacacattttttaataaatgtttaaaTACTCTGGAATAGTGCAGAATGCTCTAAAATACTCTGAAATTGTGTGAACTTTCTAGAAAGTTGTATGTACAAAGAGTAACTAGTACCagaacattttaaaatatattacatAGTGTAAAGAATGTAGGAAGATTCTGGATACTCTCCTAGAATCCATAGGAAGATAGAGAGACAAGGAGTATGTACAATGCTCccaaataatgtaaaatatgtTACATAGTATAGAAAATGTAGAAACGTTTTGGAGACCCCGGAAAGTTAGAGATTCTGTTACATTCTTtaggtgcctataaataggtaaaGCCTTCATTTGACTTAGGCACCAAGACTTGTAGCATTCAAGGCTTGTCAAGCTCATTGCTGCAATACATTTGTAATCTTTTTAAAGCTTCCAATTGTTACTTTCTTAGTCTTTTAAAGTTAACAATTAATCTCCTCTCAATGTGGCATGACCATGCAGTCAAGTTGATTATGTGAACAGATTCTTGATACTTCCATTGCAAAAATGGAGTTTCTTATATGATCCAATATAGTTtgtgttgagagagagaaagaagaaagaccttaattctcattaatgtaattaatctacttacaattgagaaatatatatatatatacaaggctaggagtcctaactaccatacatgtatcctatattaacaaggaaaggttatatactataaat is part of the Vitis riparia cultivar Riparia Gloire de Montpellier isolate 1030 chromosome 17, EGFV_Vit.rip_1.0, whole genome shotgun sequence genome and harbors:
- the LOC117904819 gene encoding rhodanese-like domain-containing protein 11, chloroplastic isoform X1, with product MEALGLPPLSTVSVSRCRAGVLGRTCYSNFSVPSSLKLSTTHHKRHGIVRMQAYEEEYELKQMKDMAAARKRWEALIREEKVKILSPREAGYAIQLSNKTLLDVRPSTERKKAWVKGSTWIPIFEVDDRFDVGTLSRKITNFMMGGWWSGVPALSYDSQFLTKVEQKFPKDTDLIVACQKGLRSLAACELLYNAGYSNLFWVQGGLEAAEEEDLVREGPEPFKLAGIGGLSEFLGWTDQQRVAATKEGWGYRLVFSARLVGVFLVADAFFIGAQQLGRYLQDIRSH